One genomic region from Saccharomyces cerevisiae S288C chromosome XI, complete sequence encodes:
- the HYM1 gene encoding Hym1p (Component of the RAM signaling network; is involved in regulation of Ace2p activity and cellular morphogenesis; interacts with Sog2p; allosterically activates Kic1p; localizes to sites of polarized growth during budding and during the mating response) — protein MFKKYKNQDLDMAFWWKKNPKTPSDYARLIIEQLNKFSSPSLTQDNKRKVQEECTKYLIGTKHFIVGDTDPHPTPEAIDELYTAMHRADVFYELLLHFVDLEFEARRECMLIFSICLGYSKDNKFVTVDYLVSQPKTISLMLRTAEVALQQKGCQDIFLTVGNMIIECIKYEQLCRIILKDPQLWKFFEFAKLGNFEISTESLQILSAAFTAHPKLVSKEFFSNEINIIRFIKCINKLMAHGSYVTKRQSTKLLASLIVIRSNNALMNIYINSPENLKLIMTLMTDKSKNLQLEAFNVFKVMVANPRKSKPVFDILVKNRDKLLTYFKTFGLDSQDSTFLDEREFIVQEIDSLPRIISSTTEVSNNNASSSNVASITSPSSVMNNQSSILTHSTSPDSR, from the coding sequence ATGTTTaagaaatacaaaaatCAAGACTTGGACATGGCATTTTGGTGGAAGAAAAACCCCAAGACCCCTTCCGATTATGCCAGGTTGATCATCGAACAACTAAATAAATTCAGCTCACCCTCGCTGACTCAGGATAACAAACGAAAGGTACAAGAAGAGTGCACAAAATATCTAATTGGCACTAAACATTTTATTGTCGGTGATACGGATCCTCACCCAACTCCGGAAGCCATTGACGAGCTTTATACTGCCATGCATCGTGCCGACGTGTTCTATGAACTGCTACTTCATTTTGTGGATTTGGAATTCGAAGCAAGGAGAGAATGCATGCTTATATTCTCTATATGCCTTGGATACTCTAAGGATAATAAATTCGTCACAGTAGATTATTTAGTCTCGCAACCAAAGACCATATCTTTAATGTTGAGGACTGCGGAAGTTGCTCTACAACAAAAGGGTTGCCAAGATATCTTTTTAACGGTAGGGAATATGATTATTGAATGTATCAAATACGAACAACTTTGTAGGATTATATTAAAGGACCCTCAACTATGGAAATTCTTTGAGTTTGCGAAACTGGGTAATTTCGAAATCAGTACGGAATCTTTACAAATATTAAGTGCCGCATTTACTGCACATCCTAAATTAGTGTCTAAGGAATTCTTCAGTAATGAGATTAATATCATAAGATTCATTAAATGTATTAACAAGTTAATGGCTCATGGAAGCTACGTAACGAAAAGGCAGAGCACTAAACTGTTGGCCTCATTAATTGTGATAAGATCTAACAACGCGTtgatgaatatatatatcaacTCCCCAGAAAACTTAAAGCTCATAATGACTTTAATGACTGACAAATCTAAAAACTTACAACTTGAAGCTTTCAACGTATTCAAGGTGATGGTAGCAAACCCAAGGAAGTCAAAACCTGTTTTTGACATTCTTGTTAAAAACAGAGATAAACTATTGACGTATTTTAAAACTTTCGGTTTAGATTCTCAGGATTCTACTTTTCTTGATGAAAGAGAATTCATCgttcaagaaattgattCCTTGCCGCGTATAATTTCGTCCACAACAGAAGTTTCTAATAATAATGCATCCTCAAGTAACGTCGCCAGTATAACTTCTCCATCATCAGTAATGAACAATCAATCATCCATCTTAACACATTCAACTTCACCTGATTCAAGATAA
- the CNB1 gene encoding calcineurin regulatory subunit B (Calcineurin B; regulatory subunit of calcineurin, a Ca++/calmodulin-regulated type 2B protein phosphatase which regulates Crz1p (stress-response transcription factor); other calcineurin subunit encoded by CNA1 and/or CMP1; regulates function of Aly1p alpha-arrestin; myristoylation by Nmt1p reduces calcineurin activity in response to submaximal Ca signals, is needed to prevent constitutive phosphatase activity; protein abundance increases in response to DNA replication stress) has protein sequence MGAAPSKIVDGLLEDTNFDRDEIERLRKRFMKLDRDSSGSIDKNEFMSIPGVSSNPLAGRIMEVFDADNSGDVDFQEFITGLSIFSGRGSKDEKLRFAFKIYDIDKDGFISNGELFIVLKIMVGSNLDDEQLQQIVDRTIVENDSDGDGRLSFEEFKNAIETTEVAKSLTLQYDV, from the exons ATGGGTGCTGCTCCTTCCAAAATTGTGGATGGTCTTTTAGAAGATACAAATT TTGATAgagatgaaattgaaaggTTAAGGAAGAGATTCATGAAATTAGATAGAGATAGCTCAGGGTCtattgataaaaatgaatttatGAGCATTCCTGGCGTTTCGTCAAACCCTCTTGCTGGACGTATAATGGAGGTTTTCGATGCTGATAATAGTGGGGACGTGGATTTTCAAGAGTTCATCACAGGATTATCCATTTTCAGTGGGCGTGGGTCCAAGGACGAAAAGTTAAGATTCGCCTTCAAAATCTACGACATTGACAAGGACGGTTTCATATCCAATGGTGAGTTGTTCATCGTGTTGAAGATTATGGTAGGTTCTAATCTGGACGATGAACAGCTGCAACAGATAGTAGATAGGACGATAGTGGAAAACGATAGCGACGGCGACGGACGTTTAAGTTTCGAGGAGTTTAAGAATGCTATCGAAACCACAGAAGTGGCCAAGAGTCTGACATTGCAATACGATGTGTAA
- the PXA2 gene encoding ATP-binding cassette long-chain fatty acid transporter PXA2 (Subunit of heterodimeric peroxisomal ABC transport complex, with Pxa1p; required for import of long-chain fatty acids into peroxisomes; similar to human adrenoleukodystrophy transportesr ABCD1 and ABCD2, and ALD-related proteins; mutations in ABCD1 cause X-linked adrenoleukodystrophy (X-ALD), a peroxisomal disorder; human ABCD1 and ABCD2 can each partially complement yeast pxa1 pxa2 double null mutant), which yields MISTASAFYQKHRVNLLRSSYIILLLATLYNSNSSSSNNKTDKKDSESTVLENKKIEEGKETAVDREEDESSKEELTIVSKHSTDSEDGAIIIDKESKTNHKGGERKGKVDFLFKLLLHDKKCLILFITQAILLNIRTLLSLRVATLDGQLVSTLVRAQYANFTKILLGKWMILGIPASFINSLISYTTKLCAVTINRKVSDFLLSKYLSNHHTFYSVASAESVSEIQDNLTKDIYTFSMNSSLLLNQLLKPMLDLILCSFKLLTSNTSVMGEGTLALGLIVYASNSLLKLIQPNFTRLTMASASLESWFRSLHSNLHSSNEEIALLRGQKRELENVDYSFYRLVLFLNREIKARAIYDVATAFVIKYTWGAAGLVLCSIPIFFKNKPSEDTLQLKEPGNDMTADFITNRRLLVTASSSIGRFVELKRNIQQLRGIRLRLNKFNDLLDANKGDDEKEPRDERCIVEYDDSRIKFENIPLITPANQVLVPELSFDLKHGNHLLIIGPNGCGKSSLFRILGGLWPIRATPNKNHQSKLIMPRRTVDRDCAIFYLPQRPYMGNRSTFREQIIYPDSIEQFKERYHNDYDLGDADLIKILQLLDLEDLVTENMSLLLAQRTSKNDSQQLSTEDNQSPCAIKVRDAFSIVRNWSEELTIGVQQRLAMARMYYHKPKFAVLDECTSAVAPEMEQRMYENAQNFGISLISVCHRTSLWHFHNYLLKFDGKGGYQFGPFNPKERLCNEEKLLELNAILDQQVPLWERKLKDLTIAKESNIIRKSETNLNLFEKIEDPKTSKSNALFNANKGQRITSPTGQETSKRLPLFSQPSSSASSNLLRNNKSLNKKVKTKKEEGKER from the coding sequence ATGATCTCAACAGCTTCTGCATTTTATCAGAAGCATAGAGTAAATTTACTGCGTTCTTCATACATAATATTGTTGCTAGCCACGCTTTACAATTCAAATTCCAGTTCTAGTAACAACAAAACTGATAAGAAGGATTCTGAGTCAACGGTTttagaaaataagaaaattgaagaggGAAAAGAAACCGCAGTAGATAGagaggaagatgaaagtAGCAAAGAAGAGTTAACGATAGTCTCCAAACATAGCACAGATTCAGAAGATGGTGCAATAATAATTGATAAAGAAAGCAAGACTAATCATAAGGGGGGAGAGCGAAAAGGAAAGGTagattttttgttcaaacTTTTGCTTCATGATAAGAAGTGCctcattttatttattacaCAGGCTATTCTTCTGAACATCAGAACATTGCTGTCTCTTCGTGTGGCTACTTTAGATGGTCAATTAGTGTCCACACTAGTAAGAGCTCAATACGCAAACTTCACAAAGATATTGTTGGGGAAATGGATGATCCTTGGAATTCCCGCCAGTTTTATTAATTCACTGATCAGTTACACGACAAAACTTTGTGCTGTCACTATTAATAGGAAAGTTTCAGACTTTCTACTCTCAAAGTATCTATCTAATCACCATACTTTCTATTCCGTAGCTTCTGCTGAATCTGTTTCAGAAATTCAGGATAATTTGACAAAAGATATTTACACATTTTCAATGAACTCGTCATTATTACTGAATCAGCTATTAAAGCCAATGCTGGATTTGATCCTCTGTTCATTCAAATTATTAACCTCAAACACTAGTGTTATGGGTGAAGGAACTTTGGCACTGGGCTTAATTGTCTACGCCTCCAATTCATTACTAAAATTGATTCAACCGAATTTCACTAGGTTAACTATGGCAAGCGCATCTTTGGAAAGTTGGTTCAGATCTTTACACTCGAATCTACATTCAagcaatgaagaaattgcaCTGCTAAGAGGGCAAAAGAGGGAACTAGAAAACGTTGATTATTCATTTTACCGTTTGGTGCTATTTTTAAACAGAGAAATAAAGGCAAGAGCTATTTATGATGTTGCTACTGCATTTGTCATTAAATATACTTGGGGCGCAGCTGGCTTGGTACTATGCTCGAttccaatatttttcaaaaacaaacctaGTGAAGACACCTTACAGCTTAAGGAACCCGGGAATGATATGACGGCTGATTTCATCACAAATAGAAGATTATTAGTCACTGCATCTAGCTCTATCGGAAGATTTGTGGAACTGAAGAGAAATATACAACAATTACGCGGTATCAGATTGAGATTGAACAAGTTCAATGATTTGTTGGATGCTAATAAAGGTGATGACGAAAAAGAACCAAGAGATGAAAGGTGTATAGTGGAATATGATGATTCAAGGATaaagtttgaaaatattccTTTAATAACACCTGCCAATCAAGTTCTAGTACCGGAGCTAAGTTTTGATCTGAAGCATGGAAATCATCTACTAATTATTGGGCCCAACGGTTGCGGtaaatcttcattatttcgTATTCTAGGCGGGCTTTGGCCGATAAGGGCGACTCCCAATAAAAATCATCAATCCAAGTTAATAATGCCGCGTAGAACTGTGGATAGAGATTGCgcaatattttatttaccCCAAAGGCCGTATATGGGCAATAGGTCGACATTCAGGGAACAGATTATTTATCCAGACAGTATTGAAcaattcaaagaaagataTCACAATGATTATGATCTAGGCGATGCAgatttaataaaaattctgCAATTATTAGATTTGGAGGATTTAGTCACTGAAAATATGTCACTTCTGCTGGCGCAAAGGACTTCCAAAAATGATTCACAGCAGTTGTCGACGGAAGACAATCAGTCACCATGCGCCATTAAAGTTCGTGATGCATTCAGTATAGTAAGAAATTGGTCCGAAGAATTAACAATTGGTGTCCAACAAAGGTTAGCTATGGCAAGGATGTACTATCATAAACCCAAGTTTGCTGTGCTCGACGAATGTACATCTGCAGTAGCCCCAGAAATGGAACAAAGGATGTACGAAAATGCgcaaaattttggtatCTCGTTAATATCAGTTTGCCACAGGACAAGTTTATGGCATTTTCATAACTATCTGTTAAAATTTGATGGTAAAGGCGGATACCAATTTGGACCGTTTAACCCGAAGGAAAGGTTAtgtaatgaagaaaaacttCTTGAACTAAATGCCATCTTGGATCAACAGGTGCCACTTTGGGAGCGGAAGTTGAAAGATCTGACAATTGCTAAAGAATCCAACATCATTCGTAAATCAGAAACTAACCtgaatctttttgaaaagatcGAAGATCCAAAAACGTCCAAATCTAATGCATTGTTTAATGCAAATAAAGGGCAGCGAATCACATCACCTACAGGGCAGGAGACTAGTAAGAGATTACCACTATTTTCCCAACCATCTAGTTCAGCATCATCAAATTTACtaagaaacaataaaagcttgaacaaaaaagttaaaacaaaaaaggaagaaggaAAGGAGAGGTAA
- the DPH2 gene encoding 2-(3-amino-3-carboxypropyl)histidine synthase (Protein required for synthesis of diphthamide; required along with Dph1p, Kti11p, Jjj3p, and Dph5p; diphthamide is a modified histidine residue of translation elongation factor 2 (Eft1p or Eft2p); forms a complex with Dph1p that catalyzes the first step of diphthamide biosynthesis) — MEVAPALSTTQSDVAFQKVETHEIDRSSYLGPCYNSDELMQLISAYYNVEPLVGYLEQHPEYQNVTLQFPDDLIKDSSLIVRLLQSKFPHGKIKFWVLADTAYSACCVDEVAAEHVHAEVVVHFGDACLNAIQNLPVVYSFGTPFLDLALVVENFQRAFPDLSSKICLMANAPFSKHLSQLYNILKGDLHYTNIIYSQVNTSAVEEKFVTILDTFHVPEDVDQVGVFEKNSVLFGQHDKADNISPEDYHLFHLTTPQDPRLLYLSTVFQSVHIFDPALPGMVTGPFPSLMRRYKYMHVARTAGCIGILVNTLSLRNTRETINELVKLIKTREKKHYLFVVGKPNVAKLANFEDIDIWCILGCSQSGIIVDQFNEFYKPIITPYELNLALSEEVTWTGKWVVDFRDAIDEIEQNLGGQDTISASTTSDEPEFDVVRGRYTSTSRPLRALTHLELEAADDDDSKQLTTRHTASGAVIKGTVSTSASALQNRSWKGLGSDFDSTEVDNTGADIEEGISGVARGYGFDREDAMKKENK; from the coding sequence atggaagTTGCACCGGCCTTATCGACTACTCAGTCGGACGTGGCGTTTCAGAAGGTGGAGACACATGAAATTGACAGGTCTTCATACTTGGGGCCATGTTATAATAGCGATGAGCTTATGCAACTTATCTCGGCTTATTACAATGTCGAGCCTCTCGTGGGTTATCTGGAACAGCACCCGGAGTACCAAAACGTGACCTTGCAGTTTCCTGACGATTTAATCAAGGACTCCTCGTTGATAGTAAGGCTGCTGCAATCGAAATTTCCCCATGGGAAGATAAAGTTTTGGGTTTTAGCTGACACAGCGTACAGTGCATGCTGTGTAGACGAGGTCGCTGCTGAACACGTACATGCAGAAGTCGTGGTACATTTTGGTGACGCATGTTTGAACGCCATCCAAAACTTGCCCGTGGTTTACTCATTCGGAACTCCATTTTTGGATTTGGCACTGGTGGTGGAGAACTTTCAGAGGGCATTCCCAGACTTATCCTCCAAAATTTGTTTGATGGCAAACGCACCCTTCTCTAAGCATTTGTCACAGCTGtacaatattttgaagGGCGACCTGCACTACACAAATATCATATATTCCCAAGTGAACACCTCTGCggtagaagaaaaattcgtAACCATACTTGACACCTTTCACGTTCCCGAAGACGTAGACCAGGTGGGTGTgttcgaaaaaaatagcgTGCTGTTTGGTCAGCACGACAAAGCAGACAACATCTCGCCCGAGGACTATCATCTTTTCCATTTGACCACCCCACAGGATCCGAGATTACTGTATTTGTCTACTGTGTTTCAATCTGTTCATATTTTCGATCCGGCTTTACCTGGCATGGTAACGGGGCCATTTCCCTCTCTAATGAGGCGTTACAAGTACATGCATGTGGCAAGAACAGCGGGATGTATAGGTATTCTGGTCAACACGCTGTCGCTACGTAATACAAGAGAAACTATCAACGAGCTGGTCAAGCTTATCAAAACTCGTGAGAAAAAACACTATTTATTTGTTGTCGGAAAGCCAAATGTGGCCAAGCTAGCAAACtttgaagatattgatATTTGGTGCATTCTCGGTTGTAGCCAAAGCGGTATCATCGTTGATCAATTCAACGAGTTTTACAAGCCCATTATTACACCTTATGAATTAAACTTGGCCTTGAGCGAAGAGGTCACATGGACCGGGAAATGGGTTGTGGACTTCAGAGACGCCATTGATGAAATCGAGCAGAATTTGGGCGGACAAGATACCATCTCTGCCAGCACAACTTCCGATGAACCGGAGTTTGATGTAGTTAGGGGAAGATATACTAGCACATCAAGACCACTGCGAGCGCTAACGCACCTGGAGTTAGAGGCGGCCGACGACGACGATTCCAAACAACTGACTACAAGACATACCGCCTCAGGTGCCGTCATTAAAGGTACTGTATCCACTTCAGCATCAGCACTGCAGAATCGTTCGTGGAAAGGTCTAGGAAGCGATTTCGACTCTACTGAGGTTGATAATACTGGAGCGGATATCGAAGAAGGTATTTCCGGTGTCGCACGTGGTTATGGATTTGATCGCGAAGACGCtatgaaaaaggaaaacaaatgA
- the SDS22 gene encoding type 1 protein phosphatase-activating protein SDS22 (Regulatory subunit of the type 1 protein phosphatase (PP1) Glc7p; whether it functions as a positive or negative regulator of Glc7p is controversial; involved in the regulation of Glc7p nuclear localization and function) yields MDKNSVNKDSEEKDERHKIEVVDDTNPDFITADSELTQDLPDDVEVIDLVHLKIKSLEDLNLYRFKNLKQLCLRQNLIESISEVEVLPHDKIVDLDFYDNKIKHISSNVNKLTKLTSLDLSFNKIKHIKNLENLTDLENLYFVQNSISKIENLSTLKSLKNLELGGNKVHSIEPDSFEGLSNLEEIWLGKNSIPRLINLHPLKNLKILSIQSNKLKKIENLEELTNLEELYLSHNFITKIEGLEKNLKLTTLDVTSNKITSLENLNHLSNLTDIWASFNKIDQSFESLGENLSALSRLETIYLEGNPIQLENKTSYRRKLTMNLPPSLQKIDATYIRG; encoded by the coding sequence ATGGATAAGAATTCAGTTAACAAAGAtagtgaagaaaaagacgAAAGACACAAGATTGAGGTTGTAGACGATACAAATCCTGACTTCATCACTGCAGATTCGGAACTGACACAAGATCTGCCTGATGATGTAGAGGTTATTGACTTGGTCCATCTAAAAATCAAATCGTTAGAAGATTTGAACCTTTATAGGttcaagaatttgaaacaatTATGTCTCAGACAGAACCTGATCGAAAGCATAAGCGAAGTGGAAGTTTTACCCCATGACAAGATTGTTGACCTTGATTTTTACGATAACAAAATTAAACATATCTCCTCTAATGTTAATAAGCTCACCAAATTAACGTCTCTAGACCTGTCGTTTAACAAGATCAAGCACATCAAAAATCTAGAAAATTTGACTGATCTGGAGAATTTATACTTCGTGCAGAACAGCATTtccaaaattgaaaatctGTCCACTTTGAAATCACTGAAAAACTTAGAATTAGGTGGTAATAAGGTTCATTCTATTGAACCCGATTCCTTCGAAGGTCTGTCAAACTTGGAAGAAATTTGGTTGGGTAAAAATTCCATACCAAGACTTATTAACTTACATCctttaaagaatttgaagatattGTCCATCCAATCtaataaattaaaaaaaattgaaaatctAGAAGAGTTGACCAATCTTGAAGAGCTCTATCTGTCACataatttcatcaccaAGATTGAAGGTCTAGAGAAAAACCTAAAACTAACTACTTTGGACGTGACCTCCAACAAAATTACCTCCCTGGAAAACTTGAACCACCTGTCAAATTTAACTGACATATGGGCCTCCTTTAACAAGATAGATCAATCCTTTGAGAGCTTGGGTGAAAACCTGTCCGCCCTATCACGCTTGGAGACCATTTATCTGGAGGGAAACCCTATTCAACTGGAAAATAAGACTTCGTATAGAAGAAAACTGACTATGAACTTACCTCCATCCCTACAGAAGATTGATGCGACATATATAAGAGGCTGA
- the ACP1 gene encoding acyl carrier protein (Mitochondrial matrix acyl carrier protein; involved in biosynthesis of octanoate, which is a precursor to lipoic acid; coordinates mitochondrial fatty acid and iron sulfur cluster metabolism; activated by phosphopantetheinylation catalyzed by Ppt2p): protein MFRSVCRISSRVAPSAYRTIMGRSVMSNTILAQRFYSANLSKDQVSQRVIDVIKAFDKNSPNIANKQISSDTQFHKDLGLDSLDTVELLVAIEEEFDIEIPDKVADELRSVGETVDYIASNPDAN, encoded by the coding sequence ATGTTTAGATCCGTTTGCCGCATTTCTTCCCGCGTGGCACCTTCTGCGTACCGCACTATAATGGGCCGTTCCGTTATGTCCAACACCATACTCGCACAAAGATTTTATTCTGCAAACTTGAGCAAAGATCAGGTTTCTCAAAGGGTCATTGATGTTATCAAGGCGTTTGATAAGAACTCTCCCAACATTGCCAACAAGCAAATCTCCAGCGATACCCAATTTCACAAGGATTTGGGGTTGGACTCCTTGGACACTGTCGAGCTGCTCGTAgctattgaagaagaatttgatattgaaatcCCTGACAAAGTGGCTGATGAGTTGAGAAGTGTTGGTGAAACGGTCGATTATATCGCTTCCAATCCCGACGCAAACTAA